The following are from one region of the Thermofilum sp. genome:
- a CDS encoding TIGR00296 family protein, which produces MLTGKLSAEEGAFLVRLARRAVETYLKNAVIIDPPPETPPSLMQESGAFVTIEALRLDRFTGRVRRELRGCIGYPEPLLPLAEAVIRAAIAAATEDPRFPPLTPRELDNVIFEVSVLTPPQLVHYREPAELLEKVKVGRDGLMVELGGARGLLLPQVPVEEGWSVEKFLSYACLKAGLPEDAWKTSRLRVYTFQAQIFVEATPGGDVVERVLEPLHE; this is translated from the coding sequence TTGCTTACGGGAAAATTGTCTGCTGAAGAAGGAGCGTTCCTCGTAAGGCTTGCAAGAAGGGCTGTAGAGACTTACCTGAAGAACGCGGTGATCATCGACCCTCCGCCCGAAACTCCTCCTAGTCTCATGCAGGAGAGCGGAGCGTTCGTGACAATCGAGGCTTTACGGCTGGACAGGTTCACTGGCAGAGTTAGGAGGGAGCTGAGGGGCTGCATCGGCTACCCTGAACCCCTGCTCCCCCTCGCCGAGGCGGTAATCAGGGCGGCGATAGCAGCCGCTACAGAGGATCCCAGGTTCCCTCCGCTCACCCCTCGCGAGCTCGACAACGTGATCTTCGAAGTGAGCGTGCTCACACCTCCTCAGCTGGTCCACTACCGGGAGCCCGCCGAGCTCCTCGAGAAAGTGAAAGTTGGCCGGGACGGGCTGATGGTCGAGCTCGGCGGAGCTCGGGGTCTCCTGCTGCCGCAGGTCCCCGTCGAGGAAGGGTGGAGTGTCGAGAAGTTTCTCAGCTACGCTTGCCTGAAGGCCGGGCTGCCGGAGGATGCTTGGAAGACTAGCCGCTTGAGGGTCTACACTTTCCAGGCCCAGATCTTCGTCGAAGCGACGCCGGGCGGCGACGTTGTTGAAAGAGTGCTGGAGCCTCTTCACGAGTGA
- a CDS encoding radical SAM protein translates to MATLRLSLAELLYRREFLKLELEAKLPEESATRARNDYHARKPPRPCGFTVHSVLGCTFACNYCYLPDMGISFSSASPYGLRGEEITYALLSNSYFLPGRLGSLIAVGSVGEPFVDERGSRKTLEYLAAFSKYLGNPVQFSTKALLSEEHVRALAAMKLPLSPLVTVISLQNHKVLEPHAPSPEERFLTIKRLRQSGLKPILFLRPLIPGVNLDDVEDIIVEAKNSGAVGVVVGGFRATATNLTRLKKLGVNLSEVEARIKKPPQRGEQVPLSMEDLKRKVLNVAREKGLVPFLSACCANNFTAYLRDSLRAPCPGLDFIEGKFCTECPVGCPRQKTEVDPEEVKSVVKRFTGGGELEVTVDDRYIVLSRLMKRKLKPVHKHLLEVGYRRRVLFR, encoded by the coding sequence ATGGCTACGCTAAGGCTGTCGCTAGCCGAGCTGCTATACAGGCGCGAGTTTCTCAAGCTCGAGCTCGAAGCAAAGTTGCCGGAGGAGAGCGCCACGCGTGCGCGCAACGACTATCACGCTAGAAAGCCGCCAAGGCCCTGCGGGTTTACGGTTCACTCCGTTCTAGGCTGTACTTTCGCCTGCAACTACTGCTACCTGCCGGACATGGGGATCAGTTTCTCGTCAGCTAGCCCCTATGGGCTTAGGGGTGAAGAAATCACATACGCGCTGCTGTCTAACAGCTACTTTTTACCGGGTAGGCTCGGATCCCTGATCGCAGTTGGGAGCGTAGGTGAGCCCTTTGTCGACGAGAGAGGGTCGAGGAAGACTCTAGAGTACCTGGCAGCGTTCTCGAAGTACTTGGGGAACCCCGTTCAGTTCTCGACCAAGGCGTTGCTGAGCGAGGAGCACGTGAGAGCGCTAGCAGCCATGAAACTGCCGCTCAGCCCGCTCGTCACCGTCATTTCTCTTCAGAACCATAAGGTTCTCGAGCCACACGCGCCCAGCCCCGAGGAGAGATTTCTCACCATCAAGAGGCTCAGGCAGAGCGGCCTCAAGCCGATTCTCTTCCTGCGCCCCCTGATACCCGGAGTGAACCTGGACGACGTGGAGGATATCATCGTCGAGGCTAAAAATAGCGGAGCTGTAGGCGTTGTTGTCGGAGGTTTTCGAGCCACGGCCACAAACCTGACGCGGCTCAAAAAGCTGGGAGTCAACCTGAGTGAGGTGGAGGCTAGGATAAAGAAGCCCCCGCAGAGGGGTGAGCAGGTTCCTCTCTCGATGGAGGATCTAAAGAGAAAAGTCCTAAACGTCGCTAGGGAGAAGGGGCTGGTGCCCTTCTTAAGCGCTTGCTGCGCTAACAATTTCACAGCATACCTCCGCGACTCGCTTAGAGCTCCTTGCCCCGGCCTCGACTTCATCGAGGGGAAATTCTGCACCGAGTGCCCTGTTGGCTGCCCCCGTCAAAAGACGGAAGTCGATCCTGAAGAAGTTAAAAGCGTAGTTAAGCGGTTCACGGGAGGCGGAGAGCTGGAGGTAACTGTCGACGATAGGTACATAGTCCTGAGCCGCTTGATGAAGCGTAAACTGAAACCCGTGCACAAGCACTTGCTGGAGGTGGGCTACAGGAGGAGGGTGCTGTTCCGGTGA
- a CDS encoding ATP-dependent DNA ligase, producing the protein MASDLPYSVLVDFYEKIEETTSRIAMTDYLVALFKKTPTEMLDKVIYLTQGQLRPDFEGVELGVAEKLCLRAIAKAGGIPLSTVEELYKKLGDAGLVAETLLSKPKQSASLLGFLGVEEQRAELTVSQVYNALMRIALASGEGAQEVKVGTLSSLLSSAKPKEAKYIVRTVTGKLRLGIADMTILDALAVAFTGSKAARDVVEKAYTKHPDLGHIARLLAEKGLDAVRNIKVTVGIPVLPMLAERLADPREILAKLGGTCLAEYKYDGERVQVHKKGDKVLLFSRRLENITHHYPDVVESMQRLKAGECIVEGEIVAYSPDTGDLLPFQELMHRRRKYDVERAMKEYPVKVYLFDAIYVDGEELIDRPLSERRKILESIVPEGDENLLLSKSKVVSDPRELVLFFEEAVSDGCEGIMCKSLAQQSVYQMGARGWLWIKFKRDYRMEMTDTVDLVVVGAFHGRGKRAGAYGALLMAAYDPKNDVFKTVCKVGSGFTDEDLAKLPSLLEPYRIPHRHPRVFSKMDADVWFVPAVVLEVIGAEITLSPLHTCALGALEEGAGLAIRFPRFTGRYRLDKKPEQATTEDELVEMYKAQRKTALPS; encoded by the coding sequence GTGGCTAGCGATCTCCCGTACAGCGTTCTAGTAGATTTCTACGAGAAGATCGAGGAGACCACTAGCAGGATAGCTATGACCGACTACCTTGTCGCGCTCTTCAAAAAGACTCCAACCGAAATGCTTGACAAGGTCATTTACCTCACGCAGGGGCAGCTGAGGCCTGACTTCGAGGGAGTTGAGCTGGGGGTAGCGGAGAAGCTGTGCCTCCGCGCGATCGCGAAAGCCGGAGGAATACCGCTCTCGACTGTTGAGGAGCTTTACAAGAAGCTTGGAGACGCCGGCCTCGTGGCTGAGACTCTGCTTTCGAAGCCGAAGCAGAGCGCAAGCCTCCTAGGCTTCCTGGGTGTTGAGGAGCAGCGAGCGGAGCTCACAGTATCTCAGGTCTACAACGCGCTGATGCGTATAGCCCTAGCGAGCGGAGAGGGTGCTCAGGAGGTCAAGGTGGGGACGCTTTCCTCCCTCTTATCGAGCGCGAAGCCGAAGGAAGCTAAGTATATCGTCAGGACGGTGACCGGCAAGCTAAGGCTCGGCATCGCCGACATGACGATCCTGGACGCCCTCGCGGTTGCTTTCACCGGCAGCAAAGCGGCGCGCGACGTGGTCGAGAAGGCTTACACGAAGCACCCAGACCTCGGCCACATTGCCCGTTTGCTAGCTGAGAAAGGGCTTGACGCTGTGAGAAACATCAAGGTTACCGTAGGCATACCAGTTTTACCCATGCTTGCCGAGAGGCTCGCGGACCCCAGAGAGATTCTCGCCAAGCTCGGCGGAACCTGCCTGGCGGAGTACAAGTACGACGGGGAGAGAGTCCAGGTTCACAAGAAAGGCGATAAGGTGCTTCTCTTCAGCAGAAGGCTCGAGAACATTACCCACCACTACCCGGATGTTGTCGAAAGCATGCAGAGGTTGAAGGCGGGCGAGTGCATCGTAGAGGGGGAGATCGTCGCCTACAGTCCTGATACCGGGGACCTCCTCCCCTTCCAGGAGCTCATGCACAGGAGGAGGAAGTACGACGTTGAAAGAGCTATGAAAGAGTACCCGGTAAAGGTCTACTTGTTCGACGCAATCTACGTCGACGGGGAGGAGCTGATCGATAGGCCTCTCTCCGAGAGAAGGAAGATCCTCGAGAGCATCGTGCCCGAGGGGGACGAGAACCTCCTTCTCTCGAAATCTAAGGTGGTCTCGGACCCTAGGGAGCTAGTCCTCTTCTTCGAAGAAGCCGTCAGCGATGGCTGCGAAGGTATCATGTGCAAGTCTCTCGCTCAGCAGAGCGTCTACCAGATGGGGGCTCGAGGCTGGCTCTGGATCAAGTTCAAGCGCGATTACCGCATGGAGATGACTGATACTGTCGACCTAGTCGTCGTGGGCGCTTTCCACGGCCGCGGTAAGAGAGCTGGCGCGTACGGCGCTCTCCTCATGGCGGCTTATGACCCCAAAAACGATGTCTTCAAGACTGTCTGCAAAGTTGGAAGCGGTTTCACCGACGAAGACTTAGCAAAGCTACCTAGCCTGCTTGAGCCCTACCGGATACCCCACAGGCACCCGAGAGTGTTCTCGAAAATGGACGCTGACGTCTGGTTTGTACCGGCCGTTGTTCTCGAGGTTATAGGAGCCGAGATCACTTTGAGCCCTCTTCACACATGCGCTTTGGGGGCCCTCGAGGAGGGAGCAGGCCTTGCAATTCGTTTTCCCAGGTTCACGGGCAGGTACAGGCTCGACAAAAAACCCGAGCAGGCGACGACAGAGGACGAGCTCGTGGAGATGTACAAAGCTCAGAGGAAAACTGCCCTACCAAGCTAG
- the rqcH gene encoding ribosome rescue protein RqcH, giving the protein MELDRRVSVLDLYKVWPLLRRLEGERLERIYSCGEVVAATTRSAVFIFSPRRGPAVLREGAELPPGTQRLKQLSQLEGKRVTSVEQVNGDRVLSLQLGSFELVLEWVRDGNVVLLDSSGRIAYAMKHQKMRDRSLVRGEHYKPPPKPGDAFSDPPSQLFSLFRSSGRRSAVTAMSLAASLPAEVVYEAFYRRGVDPGLRADSVDESTFRSLLSEARDIFLEGLADYTGGYWRPGGGAEIYAFPARHRSAVERFEGFAEKLSELIVKLAVSDAAPSEAAPPVDEVEEALREAEEAARLLQEHAWRVDQVLERYRELRSEKLAWAALEEKLRAEFPEVVSVDPSKNTLTLRLGEAEVSVLAAESAAANAGRYFERVKALRRRLEELKSAAPRVRPSVVISPRPKRREAWYSQFRFFWTSGGFLVVAGRTAGQNELLVRRYMDPSDIFLHADIHGAPATVIKTGGRQPSEQDISEAAQFAACYSSAWKAGMYTVDVFWVPGAQVSKSPPSGEYLGKGSFMVYGKRNYVKGIKLELLVGYSSSLGLVALPAIAAPREGCFLKLAPGRLSRDLAARKVVEFLRRECGARGFRDEDVLRLLPEGGFHVERWRPL; this is encoded by the coding sequence GTGGAGCTCGATAGAAGGGTGAGCGTGCTGGACTTGTACAAGGTCTGGCCCCTGCTCCGCCGCCTGGAGGGAGAAAGGCTGGAGAGGATTTACTCCTGCGGAGAGGTTGTCGCCGCTACCACCAGGTCTGCCGTCTTCATTTTCAGCCCCCGCCGCGGTCCAGCCGTCCTCCGGGAAGGCGCGGAGCTACCGCCGGGGACTCAGCGCTTGAAGCAGCTCTCCCAGCTTGAGGGTAAGCGTGTGACCTCTGTCGAGCAGGTGAACGGAGACCGCGTGCTTTCGCTCCAGCTGGGCTCCTTCGAGCTCGTGCTGGAGTGGGTTAGAGACGGCAACGTGGTTCTCTTAGACTCCTCCGGTAGAATCGCCTACGCAATGAAGCATCAGAAGATGAGGGATAGATCCCTCGTGCGGGGCGAGCACTACAAGCCTCCGCCGAAGCCCGGCGACGCGTTCTCGGATCCCCCCAGCCAGCTTTTCAGCCTCTTCCGCTCCAGCGGCAGGAGGAGCGCAGTCACCGCAATGAGCCTTGCCGCATCTCTGCCGGCTGAAGTAGTCTACGAGGCTTTCTATCGGCGCGGTGTCGACCCGGGTTTGCGCGCAGACTCGGTTGACGAGAGCACTTTCAGGAGCCTCCTCTCCGAGGCCCGCGACATCTTCCTGGAAGGCCTCGCGGACTACACCGGAGGCTACTGGCGCCCGGGAGGCGGGGCGGAGATCTACGCTTTCCCCGCGAGGCACCGTAGCGCTGTGGAGAGGTTCGAGGGGTTTGCCGAGAAGCTGAGCGAGCTGATAGTCAAGCTGGCGGTGAGCGATGCAGCTCCCAGCGAGGCTGCACCCCCTGTGGATGAAGTCGAGGAAGCTCTCCGCGAAGCGGAGGAGGCGGCGAGGCTGCTGCAGGAGCATGCGTGGCGAGTGGACCAGGTACTGGAGAGGTACAGGGAGCTGAGAAGCGAGAAGCTAGCGTGGGCAGCGCTGGAGGAGAAGCTGAGAGCCGAGTTTCCGGAAGTGGTTTCCGTGGATCCCTCGAAAAACACCTTGACCTTGAGGCTCGGAGAGGCGGAGGTATCCGTCCTGGCGGCGGAGAGTGCGGCCGCTAACGCGGGGAGGTACTTCGAGAGGGTTAAAGCTTTGAGGAGGAGGCTTGAGGAGCTGAAGTCCGCTGCCCCCCGCGTGCGCCCCTCGGTGGTTATATCCCCTAGGCCGAAGCGCAGGGAAGCTTGGTACAGCCAGTTCCGCTTCTTCTGGACGAGCGGCGGTTTTCTCGTCGTCGCCGGCAGGACAGCTGGGCAGAACGAGCTGCTGGTGAGGAGGTACATGGACCCCAGCGATATCTTTCTCCACGCGGATATCCACGGCGCACCAGCGACAGTGATCAAGACTGGGGGGCGCCAGCCGAGCGAGCAGGATATCAGCGAGGCCGCTCAGTTCGCAGCCTGCTACTCCAGCGCGTGGAAAGCCGGGATGTACACCGTCGACGTGTTCTGGGTCCCGGGAGCTCAAGTATCCAAGTCCCCTCCCAGCGGCGAGTACCTGGGGAAAGGGAGCTTCATGGTGTACGGCAAGAGGAACTACGTCAAGGGCATCAAGCTCGAGCTCCTGGTGGGTTACAGCAGCTCGCTGGGCCTAGTGGCGCTCCCCGCGATCGCAGCTCCGCGCGAAGGCTGCTTCCTGAAGCTTGCTCCGGGTAGGCTATCCCGCGACCTAGCGGCGCGCAAGGTGGTGGAGTTCCTCAGAAGGGAGTGTGGCGCGAGGGGCTTCAGGGACGAAGATGTCCTGAGGCTTCTCCCTGAGGGGGGCTTTCACGTGGAGAGGTGGAGGCCGCTGTGA
- a CDS encoding nucleotidyltransferase domain-containing protein, with the protein MLARTFDPEARVYVFGSAARGELTAASDIDVLVLTERVDLKYEIMVKVYRDVEEPVELHVVNEKQLREWYRRFIPPEELVEV; encoded by the coding sequence GTGCTGGCGAGAACCTTCGACCCTGAGGCGAGGGTCTACGTCTTCGGTTCCGCGGCTCGAGGGGAACTGACCGCGGCGAGCGACATCGACGTGCTGGTTTTAACCGAGAGAGTGGACTTGAAGTACGAAATCATGGTCAAAGTCTACAGGGACGTTGAAGAGCCGGTGGAGCTCCACGTAGTCAACGAGAAGCAGCTGAGGGAATGGTACCGGAGGTTCATCCCACCGGAGGAGCTCGTGGAAGTTTAA
- a CDS encoding thioredoxin family protein, producing the protein MKEIRLYLCRDEKSGEMLEAFRRELNLLPRESRPKLKAKVLKLRNPSGFEQYVRELEELFGGLYVEEFKKYGIRAVPAVVVDGEKLFEGKYLTRDEIRSLLGLQPAQPQPAQPPPASRPPQPAAQPPAKPFELTPVELVPPEEEQLPELKPEPRPTPPILQPARATPERATPGEARKVAPQPPTRVEPRREELPEEPFVIEPIKVEPVKAPQPGKPAQQQAAPPPLAPEPRRAAAPQQPPAPRPAAEAPQAPAAKFSCYTCIHFNPERSRCRLLHIPVPDPNSPPCGRGRR; encoded by the coding sequence GTGAAGGAGATAAGGCTCTACCTGTGCCGCGACGAGAAGTCGGGCGAGATGCTCGAAGCTTTCCGCAGGGAGCTGAACCTCCTGCCCCGGGAGAGCCGCCCGAAGCTCAAAGCGAAGGTACTCAAGCTTCGGAACCCTTCAGGGTTCGAGCAGTACGTGAGAGAGCTGGAGGAGCTTTTCGGCGGCCTTTACGTTGAGGAGTTCAAAAAGTACGGAATTCGCGCCGTGCCTGCTGTCGTAGTAGACGGCGAGAAGCTGTTTGAAGGAAAGTACCTCACCAGGGACGAGATCAGGTCCCTCCTGGGTCTTCAGCCCGCGCAACCCCAGCCTGCCCAGCCCCCTCCAGCATCTCGGCCACCGCAACCTGCAGCGCAGCCACCCGCGAAGCCCTTCGAGCTAACTCCAGTAGAGCTTGTTCCACCGGAGGAAGAGCAGCTTCCCGAACTGAAGCCCGAGCCGAGACCCACGCCGCCTATCCTCCAGCCTGCGAGAGCGACACCTGAGAGGGCTACTCCCGGAGAAGCGCGGAAAGTTGCGCCTCAGCCTCCCACCCGGGTAGAGCCGAGGAGAGAAGAGCTGCCTGAGGAACCGTTCGTCATAGAGCCAATCAAGGTTGAACCGGTAAAGGCTCCTCAGCCGGGCAAGCCTGCACAGCAGCAAGCAGCTCCGCCCCCCCTAGCCCCCGAGCCCAGGAGGGCTGCAGCCCCCCAGCAACCTCCCGCGCCGCGACCTGCCGCTGAAGCGCCGCAAGCTCCGGCGGCGAAGTTCTCTTGCTATACTTGCATCCACTTCAACCCCGAGCGTTCCCGCTGTAGGCTTCTCCACATACCTGTCCCCGACCCGAACTCACCGCCATGCGGTAGAGGTAGGCGCTAA
- a CDS encoding AAA family ATPase gives MVASCENVLGFLLGFRPLLAPSLEPLAAEEGLRVSTGVRSLDELLEGGVEVGSLTEFIGEFGAGKTQLCHQLAVMVQLPREKGGLSARALYIDTEGTFRPERIIQIARYRNLDPEKTLENILYARAYNSDHLLHLLEKSAEAIVGGDVGLLVLDEATGLFRAELEASERVEAFAKLASLLEVAARAGAAVVFTRHVVAADEELPAGGAAVDGLATVSVRVARRGEVREAEVISSPWRRRVAYFLVGDKGAVDV, from the coding sequence GTGGTCGCTAGTTGCGAAAACGTGCTAGGTTTTCTACTCGGCTTTAGACCCCTACTTGCTCCTTCTCTCGAGCCTCTAGCGGCTGAAGAAGGGTTGCGCGTCTCTACTGGTGTGAGGAGTTTGGATGAGCTGCTTGAGGGTGGTGTGGAGGTGGGGAGTTTGACGGAGTTTATTGGGGAGTTTGGTGCTGGGAAGACTCAGCTCTGCCACCAGCTTGCGGTGATGGTCCAGCTCCCCAGGGAGAAGGGGGGCCTCTCCGCCAGGGCGCTCTACATCGACACCGAAGGCACCTTCCGGCCCGAGAGAATCATCCAGATCGCAAGGTACCGCAACCTCGACCCCGAAAAAACCCTCGAAAACATCCTCTACGCAAGAGCATACAACAGCGACCACTTGCTCCACCTTCTCGAGAAGAGCGCCGAAGCGATCGTCGGGGGGGATGTTGGGCTGCTGGTGCTAGACGAGGCGACAGGCCTTTTCAGAGCGGAGCTGGAAGCCAGCGAGAGGGTTGAAGCTTTCGCGAAGCTGGCCTCCCTGCTGGAGGTTGCTGCTAGAGCTGGAGCTGCTGTAGTGTTCACGAGGCATGTGGTCGCCGCCGACGAAGAGCTCCCAGCGGGCGGGGCAGCTGTGGATGGACTAGCTACAGTGAGCGTGAGGGTGGCGAGGCGAGGCGAGGTGAGAGAAGCTGAAGTGATCTCGAGCCCGTGGAGGAGGCGGGTAGCCTACTTCCTAGTGGGTGACAAGGGTGCTGTCGACGTCTAG
- a CDS encoding Mut7-C RNAse domain-containing protein, translating to MKYRLVIVDGMLGKLARWLRMLGVPALYKGVWGDEELLELAQGEGVLLLTRDKELARKARSAGLSALLLPQAEVEDLLAVVLPALGREPVFDQRSALCPLCGSALSPAGRDEVARRVPQRILAVYSEFYMCTKCGQVYWAGSHMRQIEATLERVRRIAYGKIVC from the coding sequence TTGAAGTATAGGCTGGTGATCGTCGACGGGATGCTCGGGAAGCTGGCACGGTGGCTTAGAATGCTAGGCGTACCAGCTCTCTACAAGGGGGTCTGGGGCGATGAGGAGCTGCTGGAGCTAGCGCAAGGGGAGGGGGTTTTGCTCTTGACGCGGGATAAGGAGCTCGCGCGCAAGGCAAGAAGCGCAGGCTTGAGCGCGCTCCTCTTACCCCAGGCGGAGGTCGAAGATCTTCTCGCAGTAGTCTTGCCGGCGCTCGGCAGGGAGCCTGTTTTCGACCAGAGGAGCGCGCTCTGCCCACTGTGCGGGTCGGCGCTGAGCCCTGCGGGCAGGGATGAGGTCGCGAGGAGGGTTCCCCAAAGGATTCTCGCCGTTTATAGCGAGTTCTACATGTGCACGAAGTGCGGACAAGTTTATTGGGCTGGATCGCACATGAGGCAGATCGAGGCCACTCTCGAGAGGGTGAGGCGGATTGCTTACGGGAAAATTGTCTGCTGA
- a CDS encoding threonine--tRNA ligase, producing MKLLLIHAQSFEYEARQRALQEADPLDGNRHGAAENVLVVFVSVEQGDLSDSSTVEKAAGEILDVFKRVGAGSVVIYPYAHLSDKLAPPSEAKQILQRLEELVSKSGVKVSRAPFGWYKRFKLECYGHPLAELSRTIVPGEKPKPGYPDYAVLLPDGRLVPIEELDAKGLPQEFLQLLEAEVFKAKREGGEPLYLDFCKKFGFEWEPMSDLGHMRYGPEATIMVEAVAEYAWRCAQSLGIPVYRVRGTNTFNLDYKPVRTHAELFGDRLYQMEVDGKDLILRYAACHQQFAMVKDWSISYRNLPFGVLELADSYRLEQPGELLLCFRLRKFLMPDLHIFCRDLEEAKRVSLRVHEKIYEEIRKLGRDYVSIYNLTRSFLEREREFLGELVRREGKPVLLHFVPEGKYYWVLNIEYNIIDELGRPREIGTFQIDVGNAERFGILYTDEDNQEKHPVIIHTAILGSVERYIFAVFDTAAREVRAGRQPRLPLWLAPVQVRLIPYSGEFLSHAERVADELEKVGVRVDIDDREESVAKRVREAETRWIPYIVVIGKKEVESGKLSIRVRGAGQQEMTLEELKAALAKELEGYPRVSCSLPRRVSLRPKYR from the coding sequence TTGAAGCTGCTGCTAATTCACGCTCAGAGTTTTGAGTACGAGGCAAGGCAGCGCGCGCTCCAGGAGGCAGACCCGCTCGACGGGAACAGGCACGGCGCCGCCGAGAACGTTCTAGTAGTTTTCGTGAGCGTGGAGCAGGGCGATTTGAGTGACAGCTCTACTGTCGAGAAGGCTGCGGGCGAGATTCTCGACGTCTTTAAGAGGGTTGGCGCCGGCAGCGTTGTCATCTACCCTTATGCTCACCTTTCAGATAAGCTTGCACCGCCGAGTGAGGCTAAACAGATCCTTCAGCGTTTAGAGGAGCTTGTTTCGAAGAGTGGAGTAAAGGTTTCCCGCGCGCCTTTCGGCTGGTACAAGCGCTTCAAGCTCGAGTGCTATGGACACCCTCTTGCAGAGCTGTCGAGAACGATAGTCCCGGGGGAGAAGCCCAAGCCAGGCTACCCCGACTACGCTGTTCTCCTTCCAGACGGGAGGCTGGTTCCCATCGAGGAGCTTGACGCGAAGGGGCTTCCCCAGGAGTTCTTGCAGCTGCTCGAAGCAGAGGTTTTCAAAGCTAAGCGGGAGGGGGGCGAGCCCCTCTACCTAGATTTCTGCAAGAAGTTCGGGTTCGAGTGGGAGCCCATGAGCGACCTCGGGCACATGCGCTACGGTCCCGAGGCGACGATCATGGTGGAGGCTGTAGCCGAATACGCGTGGCGGTGCGCGCAAAGCCTCGGTATACCTGTCTACAGAGTAAGAGGCACCAACACCTTCAACTTAGACTACAAGCCTGTGCGAACGCACGCGGAGCTTTTCGGAGATAGACTGTACCAGATGGAGGTTGACGGGAAGGATCTGATCCTCCGCTACGCGGCCTGCCACCAGCAGTTTGCCATGGTGAAGGACTGGAGCATTAGCTACCGGAACCTACCTTTCGGTGTGCTGGAGCTAGCTGATAGCTACAGGCTCGAGCAGCCAGGGGAGCTTCTTCTCTGTTTCAGGCTGAGAAAGTTCCTAATGCCCGACCTGCATATTTTCTGCCGTGACTTGGAAGAGGCTAAGCGAGTCTCGCTCAGAGTTCACGAGAAGATATACGAGGAGATACGTAAACTAGGTAGGGACTACGTTTCGATATACAACTTGACCAGGAGTTTCCTCGAAAGGGAGAGGGAGTTTCTGGGGGAGCTGGTTCGTAGGGAGGGGAAGCCTGTACTGCTGCACTTCGTTCCCGAGGGAAAGTACTACTGGGTTCTCAACATCGAGTATAACATTATCGACGAGCTGGGTCGGCCCAGAGAGATAGGGACTTTCCAGATAGACGTGGGTAACGCGGAGAGGTTCGGCATACTCTACACTGACGAGGACAACCAGGAGAAGCACCCGGTCATCATCCACACGGCGATACTGGGGTCTGTGGAGCGGTACATTTTCGCCGTGTTCGACACAGCGGCTCGGGAGGTGCGCGCTGGTAGGCAGCCTCGCTTGCCCCTGTGGCTGGCACCGGTTCAGGTGAGGCTCATACCTTACTCTGGCGAGTTTCTGTCGCACGCTGAGCGCGTTGCAGATGAACTTGAGAAGGTTGGCGTGCGAGTAGACATCGACGACAGGGAGGAGAGCGTGGCGAAAAGAGTTCGGGAAGCCGAGACCAGGTGGATCCCCTACATAGTCGTAATCGGCAAAAAGGAGGTTGAAAGCGGCAAGCTGAGCATCAGAGTCAGGGGGGCTGGACAACAGGAGATGACGCTAGAGGAGCTTAAAGCCGCTTTAGCTAAGGAGCTTGAGGGGTATCCTAGAGTAAGCTGCTCCCTACCTAGGAGAGTCAGCCTGAGGCCCAAGTACAGGTAG
- a CDS encoding carbohydrate kinase family protein, with product MPVLRGYLRFAVAGNLNLDLYFIVGRIPQPDEAVEAQQHFSRPGGAACNVSAALAKLGARVRLFGFVGSDEAGRSVLEGLRGMGVDVSGVKAVDKPTGTVVVLLDKLGRRAMVALRGANLELKPGSLSIEELSGFDHLHLSSTKPDFSAWVLSEAKRLGLTTSYDPGLTVAEQGLGALRGVLASTDVLFLNEREFTALGGDLLVERFAGLIILKRGERGSEAPQAGLRAEAFRVEAVDTTGAGDSFDAAFLLCWKLGLPLEECLLVANAAGALKATRVGAYSSPTLSELLAFLRERGLGDLAQRLETRHKANNQVSGLLQGSGRTC from the coding sequence GTGCCCGTTTTGAGGGGCTACCTCCGCTTCGCGGTAGCGGGAAACCTGAACCTCGACCTCTACTTCATCGTGGGCAGGATACCTCAGCCTGACGAAGCGGTGGAAGCCCAGCAGCACTTCTCTAGACCGGGTGGTGCTGCGTGCAACGTTTCCGCCGCGCTTGCGAAGCTGGGGGCTCGGGTGCGTCTCTTCGGCTTCGTGGGAAGCGATGAGGCCGGCAGGAGTGTTCTCGAAGGGCTTAGAGGCATGGGTGTAGACGTGAGTGGTGTTAAAGCCGTAGACAAACCCACGGGAACAGTGGTAGTCTTACTGGACAAGTTGGGCAGGCGAGCCATGGTAGCTCTGCGTGGAGCTAACTTAGAGCTGAAACCCGGATCCCTGAGTATCGAAGAGTTATCTGGCTTCGACCACCTCCACCTGAGCAGCACCAAGCCCGACTTCTCGGCTTGGGTTCTCAGCGAGGCGAAGAGGCTGGGCTTAACTACCAGCTACGACCCAGGGTTAACCGTCGCTGAGCAGGGGCTCGGGGCTTTACGGGGAGTGCTCGCTTCGACCGATGTTCTTTTCCTGAACGAGAGAGAGTTCACCGCGCTGGGCGGCGACCTGCTTGTAGAGCGTTTTGCCGGGTTGATTATCCTAAAAAGAGGGGAGAGGGGGTCCGAGGCGCCGCAAGCAGGTCTGCGCGCGGAAGCCTTCCGGGTCGAGGCCGTCGACACGACGGGAGCTGGGGACTCGTTCGATGCAGCTTTCCTGTTGTGCTGGAAGCTGGGGCTACCTCTCGAAGAGTGCCTACTTGTAGCCAACGCTGCAGGTGCCTTGAAAGCCACTCGAGTTGGGGCTTACTCCTCACCTACGCTGAGCGAGCTTCTCGCCTTCCTGAGGGAGCGCGGCTTAGGAGACCTGGCGCAGCGCCTAGAGACGAGGCATAAAGCAAATAATCAAGTGAGTGGTCTGCTTCAGGGCAGTGGGCGCACATGCTAG